The DNA region TTGGGAGTGATGTATACAATCTGTCAATAGAAATTGGCATTTTTGGAGGTCTtcggttatatatatatatatatctgactTTTTTGGTTACTGCACAGTGACTCAGGGAGATTACACTCGAGCGGGCTGGTTTGATACcaatatatttgaaattcttactGTTAATGACTTGGTTACAAGAGCAACCCCGCCGGGATTGTGGTTGAATATTCAGGTATAATGTATTTTCATCACCCAGTATTCTAATTTTTTCCAAAACTAAGATcctttttttctgattttttacAGCATGATTTATTCTACACACAACACATTTTGAGTATGAAAAACTACATACTCTCTGTTTCTAAGACAGTAAATGTTAGTTATATCTCGTCCCTGAAGCTGGTTTCCTGAGAAGTATAAGGACACAGATCaaccaaagaaaaacaaaactggtCTTCAGGTTTCTGGAACGTGACGAAGTAGATCCATCAACCAATCAGACTTATGGTTCACTGTTAAAAAATCTAACATCTATCAAGACATTTGCTTCAGGAATTCTTGTTCCCAAAGGATACATATGGCCTGTAGATCCAACAAGTCTTTATCTACGTACACATACATCATTGGTCTATGATGCGCACAAAGTGGGGCTGGAAGTCTTTGCTTCAGATTTTCAGAATGACATTCCAATCAGCTTTAATTACAGTTATGACCCTGTTGTCGAGTACCTCAATTTCATTGACAATGAAAACTTCTCTGTTGATGGTGTGTTGTCTGACTTCCCCTTAACACCGTCTGAAGATATAGGTATGCATTTGAACTGATCAAATCTTGTTtactattatcattttttttttctactcagATTATATTTGTTCAATGGAATGGAATTGATGCAGCTATGATCCTGCCACTAGTTTtactttgttaattttttaagtgcCCGTGCATGTTTAAAGCAAGGATCTATGGTGTGAATCACCTTGTTTGATTTTGTCTAATGCTGGAATTCTCAGATCAGTGTACTCAGATATTGATTTGTCTGCAAGCtagttttatctttattttgaaatgtagGTAAGGGTATATAGCATTTCCATGAGGATGCCACTCAGATAGTTATATCATATGaaattcttgatcaaagaaattgcactttttaatttatattaagtaTTACATATAGGATTTCATGTCTTAATGCTTTTGCTAGTGTATACACATATTCTTGCTAAAAATCTCTTGGGCGACCACTACCAAATCCCTTTTTATGCTTCCACCTTTTAAGCAAAGTCTAGTTTAGACTAGGCTCTTTCACTAGGCAGATTCCGGCTATATACTTTTGGCAACCATTGTAAAAAATGGCACGATCAGTGACGGACCTATATGGTTGTGAGGGTGTGCACTTGCACCCCtcgttttttaaaattcattaaatttgtaaataaaatcttatattttattttatttatatttgtataattgaatccattgattttattttctataatttgCACCCACTGACTTAGGGTCTTGGGTTCGACATTGGGTACGATGTTCATTTTCCTTACTGCATTAACACAAATATAGATAATTTGCACGCTATTATAATTCCAAACCGAAAATTTCGATATCGGTTTACTATGGTTCTGCACCTTCTAAAAATGTCCATGTACTTCAGAACTTGATTTTAGTTGCATGTGGAATCTTCATGACTTAACAATCCTAACCTGACTAACTTCCGAATACATGTATGCATGAGTAAGCAATCTTCCCCTTTGGAATAAATATTGAATGCTTTCTTATTATGCTGCTTGAACACAATTtaccaaaaagattaaatttgatTGGTCACTCACACTTCTTGATAATTGATAATCTGAAAAGTCAGTAATATATCAATATCATTGTTATGTCATCAGTTATATAGCTTTTACTTGATagtgaaaattaatatatattatgggAACAAAAATGCTATTTAAGCCAtacaagaatttcaatttctcttttttttttttttatgtaaacaaACACTTTGTTTGACAGTGGTGATTTGGAGTGGATGAACAAAGACATAAACATGGCCCGTGGTTTGATTGAGGAGATTAATAGTGGAAATAAGTTAACTAAATGAGAGTCCCGCAAAAGCAATTTCTCTCTCCCGGATGAAAGAGCTGAACACGTGACTGGTCTGAGAATCTTTTTCATACTGGCAAGTTTTTTTACAGCGATTGCTTATAATGATTGAAATGCTCCTCTGGGAGTAATTTTGGGTATGAATGTGTTTGCTTGCAAGGgtgtaattaattttctttcatcCTCTTATTTCATTCAACCCAAtcaactttattattttatttcacatctattttttttaaaaccaaacaatttaacattcaattttaatttcattttattttttaatttttgattagAGATCACAATATTCCCTAATTCATTAAATCAGAAATTAATCTCAATTTCAACATGtgattattgttaatttaaaatttcttaacacaataaaaatgaaagacaaATTTTCCAACTAAATAAATGATTCCTAATGCAACAAGACCTTATAGTATTCTGaattattttcactttattCTATTTTCATTCTATCTATTCCTCTCCTACCCTCCAATTTTCCAACATAgcaaatatgtttaaaaaagacAGTTAGAAAAAGCGTGTCAATGATGTCAGCCATCCTCTTCTCAAATTAAAATCCAAACTTCCAAAAAAATAAGTGGGCTTTAccttaaataaatgaaagtacttctctctttttctctataTAACAAGCTTATCACTTGTCACTCATACAGTCATACGAAGCTGCCCAACACTCTGTTTTTTTTACCGGAAAACCGAAACTTCGCCGGAATGTGGAAGCCACGCGCTGTCCCCCGCGCGTTCTCTCTGCttcatcttctttttcattCAGTGCTGGTTCTGGTCTCTGCACAAGGATCTAACAGAACCACTTGGAACACTCTTACCGGTTCGTGTCTCCTTTCactcttctttctcttccttctgTTTTTCGCTTCTGCATGTGTTGCTGAGAAAAtgcacccaaaaaaaaataaaatcagaggAATTCTTCGAAGCTTAGCTTACCTTGCTTTAGTATTCCTTTATTCTGCGTCGAGTTGGTGTTAATTCCACGCTGTTATTAGTTGCATGTGaactttaattgaaattttgttgGTGAAAATGGAAATAAATGAGGCTCATGATTGAAATGCTGTACTGTTTTACTGTGTTCCGGTGCTTGGaaaattatgtatatttatatctGTTGTTTTTAGAATTAGAGTGATTAAGGAAGTGAGAATTTTGGAGTGGGAGCAGAGAATCAACTTGTTGAAGTTGGTGTGGATAAGTTACTATCAGAATTTGGTAAATCAGTTTCTGCATGCaattaaggttttaaattgcggtcACGGTCGGTTTCTTTGTGATCCTTTTATGTTGCGGGAAATTGCAGATAAATGTGACCACAGTTACAGTCGTGGAGACCTTAGAAAACATGAAGTTGTGGCCAAAATCATGGTTGCGTTGTATGCGATAAATGGAAACTTTGAAAGCATATAACAAGTGGAAATTTGAGATATTCAATGCTTTCTGTGTATAGCAAAGTtaagaattattaattattaaatctaaagaaattaaaagagaaaaaaattgtaggGTTCATAGTATGTGACGGGGAAATTAGTTTCAAGAGGATATTTTTGGTGAAATTGACTGTTTGTgaatttgagaaattaaaatctttGTTTGGCAATGTTTGGTAATAATGGCGTGGCCCTCAATATGAATACAACTCTATATAATCTTAaagtttttttccttatataaattaagaagGCTCTGTGAATAGCATTCGACATGTACTTGTATGACTTATAtactttttgctttattttaggGAAAACTTATGCTGTGTACTTTGTATCTTGAAACTCACTTGGATAAGTTTTTTGTTACAGGAAGTCCACCATTGGTCATAGCACGTGGTGGGTTTTCAGGGATATTTCCTGATTCCAGTGAATTTGCCTATAATTTAGCAGCAGTAACCAGTTTGAAAAATCTCATTGTATGGTGTGATGTGCAATTAACGAAAGACGGGGAGGGGATCTGCATCCCAAACATCAAGCTTGAAAATGCTACTAACATTGataatgtttttcaaaatagAAGTAAGACTTACTCAGTTAATGGTGTACAAACCAGTGCCTATTTTGCTGTGGATTTCACCTTTGAGGAGCTGTATTCCAAGGTCTTCTGTAAGTTCAACTTAtgttaaaaatgtaattttattgttatatactTTCAGTTTCAGTAATTGATGGACTTACTGATTCTTTTCTACCTTTTCAATAGATCCAACACTAACACATTTATGTTTTCTAATAGTTTTAGAAGTTAATAGTAATAAACACTTTAATTTAGGCTTGTAAGTCCTGTTTTCaagaacacacacacacacacaaagttcTTTTGCAcgaattaaatctaaaaattatgAGTGTATCATCTATTCACTGAGATTAGTACAAACTATTAGCCCTGTTATAGGTAACAGAAACTCTTTAATTGTATAACTAACAAAAAATGTTGACAGCTGTGACTAACAGCTGTGTGGTACACTCATACTCTAACTAACATATATACACTAACACATTTTAAAAGGGTTGAAGGATGGAagtggagaagaagaaaaattgtgtAAGAAAACTGAGGTTTAGATCTAGGATTCTTGGGCTTCTGAACCTTGAAGATAGTGTTGCACACTTGCACCCATTCAGAAACTGGGATATTCTATTTCTACTTTCAACTCTTAGATACTCTGGTACAGTAGGAACCTCCAGACTTGAGACACAAATGGCAGAAAACATTGAGCCTTGGATTTAATAACTTGCAAATTGCTAttaatatccaaaaaaaaaaatataagcttAATGGGAAGGTCTAAATAATGTTATTGGTAATCACGCTATCAAATTTCTGAGATACTGTGCTGTCAAGTATAAAGGTGaaagaaactaaaacaaaatatgccTCTCAAGTTTTTAAACAGGTAATTCCTGCTAATTTAAAGAATATATGACATATAATCAACCTTACATTAAAATTATACCTCATCATGTTAGTTCTTCAGTCCTTAAGTCCATGTTACGTCAGATTGTTTGCTGAATGCATCCAAAGTTATTCCCAAGCAAATACGAAATTTATGATGGAGAAGTTATATTCCTGGTAGATTAAGTCAGtccttatttcttttattagatATCAATCTAACCTTAATTCATTTCGTGTTATCCCTTTTAATTCAGTTCTCTCATGCATATGATCACCATCTTCAACTACTATCATGTTGatagtttattattttgataatttagtcTTCTTTGCAACTTATACATTTAAGACTAATGAGTGTCACAATAataaattgttttgggaatCTGGCAATAGAAATTGGCATTTTTGGAGGCCTTGAGTTATATATAAACCCATATTTCCTTATTACACTTTTTAGTATGGTATTATGggttatgatgatgatgatgataatagaACAATAGCTAACCTTTTGATAGTTTTATGCCAAAATCTCTTTTTCAATCTGTATAGATGAATGTTCTCTGAAACAACTTAAGGCTTCTTACCCTGGTTATTAATTGTTTACATACAGTTTTACACTGGTAATATCCACATTTTACTCATCAGATGGTCTGAAATTTCTCTCTAACTTTGCATTTGagttttatacatattaatagTAATTGCTGACTTTTATGGTTACTGGACAGTGGTTCAGGGAGATTTCACTCGGTCGGACAAGTTTGATAACAATTTATTTCAAATACTTACTGTGAATGACTTGGTTAAAAATGAATCCCCGCCAGGATTGTGGTTGAATATTCAGGTATAATGCATTTTCATCACCAAGTATTCTAGTTTTTCCAGAACTAAGACTTTTTTTTCTGATACTTTGCAGCATGACGCATTCTATGAACAACACAATTTGAGTATGAAAAACTTTGTACTTTCTGTTTCTAGAACAGTTAATGTCAATTATATCTCATCACCTGAAGCTGGTTTCCTGAGAACTATAAGAGCACACATCAACCCAAGAATAACAAAACTGGTCTTCAGGTTTCTGAAAAAGGATGAAGTAGATCCATCAACCAATCAGACTTATGGTTCACTGTTAAAAAATCTAGCATCTATCAAGACATTTTCTTCAGGAATTCTTGTTCCCAAAGGATACATATGGCCTATTGATCCATCAAGTCTTTATCTACTACCACATACATCTTTGGTCTCCGATGCACACAAAGTGGGGTTGGAAGTCTTTGCTTCAGATTTTCTGAATGATGTTCCAATCAGCTATAATTACAGTTATGACCCTGTTGCTGAGTACCTCAATTTCATTGACAATGGAAACTTCTCGGTTGATGGTGTGTTGTCTGACTTCCCCCTAACACCATCTGAAGCTATAGGTATGCATTTGAACTGATCAAATCTTGTTtactattatcatttttttctactCTGATTATATTTGATGAATGGAATGGAATTGATGCAGCTATGATCCTGTTACTAGTTTTactttgttaattttgtaaGTGCCCATGCATGTTTAAAGCAAGGATCTATGGTGTGAATCACCTTGTTTGATTTTGTCTAATGATGGAATTCTGAGATCAGTGTACTCAGACATTGATTTGTCTGCGAGCtagttttatctttattttgaaatgtagGTAAGGGTATATAGCATTTCCATGAAGATGCCACTCAGATAGTTATATCATATGaaattcttgatcaaagaaattgcattttttaatttatgttgacCATTACATATATGATTTCATGTCTTAATGCTTTTGCGTGTATGCACATAATCTTAATAAAAATCTCTCGGGCGACCACTACCAAATCCCTTTTTATGCTTCCACCTTTTAAGCAAAGTCTAGTTTAGACTAGGCTCTTTCACTAGGCAGATTCCGGCTATATACTTTAGGCGACCATTGTAAAAAATGACACGATGTTCGTTTCCCTTACTGCATTAACACAAATATAGATATTTGCACGCTATTATATTTCCAAACCAAAAATTTTGATATCGGTTTACTATGGTTCTGCACCTAAAAATGTCTATGTACTTCTGTACTTGATTTTAGTTGCATGTGGATTCTTCATAACTTAAGAATCCTAACCTGACTAACTTTAGAATACATGTATGCATGAGTAAGCAATCTTCCCCCTTGGAATAAATATTGAATGCTTTTCTTATTATGCAGACTGCTTTGCTCACGTAGGCCTCAATGCAACAAAGAAAGGTACATTAGAATCAATGCTTTGTTATGCTTTTATGAATATGTACTGTCATCTTGTTCTGTAGTCTATCCCTGGTTGATTCATTGTATATTTGTATTACACTTCTATGCTGGTGTAGATTGCATCATTGTTAACCAGATACATTCATTATGTTCATGTTTCAGTTAACACCTTGGTCATTTCAAAATATGGAGCAAGTGGAGATTATCCTCCATGTACTGACTTGGCATATGAAAAGGCTATTTCAGATGGTGTTGATGTTCTTGACTGTCCTGTTCAAATGTCAAAGGGTGGAATACCATTTTGCTTAAGCTCTATTGACCTTATAGAGAGCACAAATGTTGCTCAATCAAATTTCAGCAAACTTGGAAAAATTATCCCAGAGATAAAATCTGGCAATGGAATATTTACATTCGACTTGGCATGGGATGATATAAAAACCTTGACCCGTAAGTCAAATAGTCCAATATTCTTCATTCAGGTCGTTTATATAAAATACCTATCAAACATTAAATGATATATACCTCAGGTGGAAATTCATGTTGAGTGAGATACATATACACTATACAAACAAATCACATGTCAGGAATAATTGGGATGGAAATGACTTTACTGCTTCCCTATACCAAATTACCAATTTTTCTTACAGATGTATTATCAGATTTGTTTTGGTGTTTTTATATGTGTAAAAGATATGATTTAAGGCTGGATATGGACCTGAAAGAGGTGTCCAGAACCCTGCTCTGACAAATCCCAAATCATTTATAGCTGCATGGAAGATTAATCTCACAAAAACTTTATTCATTTTGCCCTcacttgtattttctttttgtgcTTCACTGTCTGCTGtgaatatattttacattttatgaaaatatgaaaagttTTTAAGCAAATATTTGATGcctgtgtttttcttttcttccttttctctgCAGCCTCAATGTTGAACCCGTATTCTATAAACTCTTTGTATAGGAACCCAAAATATAACAAGAAGGGGCATTTTTTAACATTGTCAGATTTCTTGAACTTGCCAAAAGGTCAGACTTCCCTGTTAGGTGTTGTGATCACCATTGAGGTGCGTTCTGCTTATGCCTGTTATttcagttttcaattcattccatTAGCTGTAGATTATGTGAACATGCAATATCTTTGGTAAAAAGCAGTTATGCTCAGTAAACTGTAAGCCAtttcaaacaataataaaaacaatggGTTTCGAATTgttagctctagaaacacattaTGGGTTTTACCTCTCTGTGCCCCTGAAATATTTTGAACCAAGAATCGTGGGGTCCATGGCTTAGACCTTGTAGCCCTGGTCATAAGGATACTGATGTTCATGGTGGGGAATTTGATCCCTGCACTCCCCATTCCCTACTTCAGTTACCCATTTCAAATCACTGAgaaagagagttgtgttttatattttttgaggaTGAATGATAATAGTAGTGTTTTCATAACATGCCATCAGataatataatgaatttctatatatttattttctcttttttattgaaattatgtTGCTTTCTACTATTGTCAGAATGCAGCTTATCTTGCAAGGAAACAAAATTTAAGTGTGACTGAAGCAGTGATTGATACTTTGAGCAAAGCAGGTTATGACAAACCAGGGGCTCCAAAAGTTATGATTCAATCCACTAATAGTTCTGTACTACTGAAATTCAAGGAGAAAACCAAGTATGAGCTTGTCTACAAGATTGATGAGATAGTTGGTGATGCTGTTGATTCAGCTATTTTGGATATAAAAAGATTTGCTCATTCTGTGGTTGTCAAAAAGGCCTCTGTATATCCTGTTAGTAAATTCTTTGTGACTGGCTCTACAAAGATTGTGCCAAAGTTCAAATCTTCTAATCTCTCTGTTTACGTAGAAACATTCAGAAATGAGTTTGTATCTCAGGCATGGGATTTCATGTCAGATGCAACTGTGGAGATCAACACATTTGTTCAAGATGCTGAAATTGATGGTGTTATCACAGACTTCCCGAAAACAGCTAATAGATACAGAAGTAAGTGCATACAAAACCTTTATTTCTTGCTCTCGGAATTAAACGACTATTTGGTTTTTATATTTTCGGTGTAAtcggtttagggtttaggcaCTTTTTACCACTTCCAGTTCTCTTTCATCCTTTATTTTAAGCATAGTGCACGAATTGTTGTAAGCTCACTCGTATTTGTCTTTGATTCTTAcagatcaaaaaataaaaaccatgtAACAAACAGTCAATTACTTTCTCCTTGTCCTTTCTTTCCATCATATTTTTTACTGgttctcacatttttttttcatagtaaagTTAGTTTTCCCTATCTCAAATTCCATTACTACAATGAAGTCTCACGTCTGATTACTGATACGATTGTTCCTCATTCTACCGCAGGGAACAGATGCCTAAGTTTGGGTGACAGCAAACCTCCTTACATGGAACCAGTTCGAGTAGGTAGCCTTTTATTAGCCATGGACAAATATTCCTTGCCACCAGCTTTGGCTCCTGCCCCTCCCCTGACAGAAGCTAAAGTGACAGAACCCCCTCTGCCTCCTCTTTCTAAAATAGCCCCATCTAGCCCTATTGCTGGGACTGGACAAGGAGCACAACCACCGCAAAATGCGCAATCTAAGGTCACTGTTTGCGTATTTTTGTCCACTCTGATTGTGCTTGTAGCTTCTCTTCTACTTTGACTGGTGAAGGCTTCCACTTCCcactaaatagaaaaaaaaattacaaaaaattgaaGGAAAGTGTTGGTTATGCTGGCTTTAGCCCTCTAATTCCCCATTTCTTTCTGGGTTAAGTAGAATGAAGCTTTTGGCTTCAGACTGCTTGAATAATCCTGATCTTTTACTTGCACAAGTAAATCATTTCTATTAACTGTTGTAGCTAGCTAGTTATACTTCCCCTTCTCCGATCTTTCTGTTGTAGCAATAACTATTACGTTTACGGGTGCATATCTCATCTGAAATCTTTAGTAGATGTGATTTTTGTATCTTCAGTTGTAACTTGCAAGATATATTTACTTAGTGAGTTGGTTTATCCTGAAATACTTTGATAGGTGGGGTACGGATGAATCATTCatttttagatatatttataCAGTAAATTATTCAACATCTGATATTAAAGAAGGACAAGTGAATTAATCTGTGTAGAACATAGGAAAATACAATAAGGAAGTTGAATGGCGTTGCATGTTAGGATTAAATTTGGAAGAgttcaaaattacttttttattctcaaagcaacaattatttttttttcttcatttgtgTATTGGAATTTGTAAAAAATGCTTTTCAAACTTAAAACCACACATAAGAATTTTTGCAAATCTATTTCACAAAGAACGTTAAAATAATTACTGTTAATTAGTGaccataaattatatttttaaaactgctAAAATAATTAGTGTTAATAGaatttttgatatatagtgccagttttaagaaccaaaataataggagtatttttaaattaagaggactaaagaaaacttttaatttttggactaaaagaatttttttaaaatttaggagACTAAAACAAATGACTTTTAAATTTGAGGGGGATTAAGGGAACCAAAACACATCAAGTTATCTTTAGTAATGAACTTGACCCAAGTTtgagggagaaggagaaaaaaaatatttaaacccaAAGTATGGAAAACAAATTTTCACCTCATTTAATAAGTTGACATGTCATAAACTTACATGTCCTCTGTTAGTCATTTGAGCAATACcacatttttttactgcataaGCAACACCACTTACGCCATTTGGAGATAGGGattaaaacaagtttttttataaaagaaaaatcatagggactaaaaagtttttagttaaattgtaattttagtttctttaattttttatccatgattttgattatatatttttatacgattttattttttcatattttaataaatttataattttgcttcaattttttatgttttatattttggttcTATTGAATTATAGAtctaacatattcatttatgattattaaaaaaaattaattgattaaaatgtaaaaagtaaaagaaataaaacaaaattgataattaaactaaaactgtgaatttactaaaatatactgactaaactaaaataacaagagagaaagaaaaagaccaaaattcaaaattactgataatttttttaaaaaaaaagaccaaaatcacaatttaactaaaaataataatttagaaaaCCCAAAACAGAATTACCTCAAATTTTAgagtttaaaaacatatttataagttaaaactattttatatcattaaattttacacaatttattgttaaaatataagtttttacTATGCAAATTATtccaataaaatcataatttaatacattttaattacaatcattaataataatattaatacttctcgttaaaataataatttaatacttctgaatttctataatttaatacttattagtaatacatttttataaaataatacttattttaaaaacacaatACAAACATACACACAGAGCAAAGAGGCACACGCGCCaacacacatgcacacacacaAACTCATCagtgatattttttatacataatatttttttagaaaataaatattgccGGGAGTTatagttttatcttttttataaaaaaaaatactcttttttgttaaaaaaatatattagcgaatttttaagaatttactAACATATAGTACTTCCTTGTTTcttaaagagaaattaaaaaaatacaactttgattttttttttaaagcaatgTATATATACTCAACTTTAGATATTGTATTTtcgttttaaaattattgatttttatggtTAGTACGCAAATATTAAGGAGtgcaaaaatattaatatatctaatttaaaatacccttatacaatataaaatatataaatgatttgTTGGTTGCTGAAGTGATTTTTAAATTGgttataatattctttaaaaaaagttaaatctaGCTACTACATTTATTCATTATTTGGGTGTCAGGAAAGAAATACAGTAGATGAATATAAAAGAGAAATCATTagagaaaagataaataaagtataaataatattaaaatccgATAAATGaagtataaataatattaaaattggattgtttgatttaagagaaatgaatgaaaaatagagtgaaaataatattgtaaaatatttggctttttaagaaaattatcaaAAGATCCTTCATAGATGATGTACAAAAAATCACCATAAACAATTGTCCGGATGCCACGACTATAATTGTGCATGTTGTGTAATTATAGATGTATTTTATTGGGATTGTGAGACCCATTGGTTCTGAACTTATTTTCTCTCCAATTTGAGTATAAAAAACCACCtaaaataaattagtctgcaACTATCTGCCCAATTTCACATCATTCTAAAATAAGGAACATTTAGTAAgcacaaaatattttgtttattttaaattacttt from Glycine soja cultivar W05 chromosome 8, ASM419377v2, whole genome shotgun sequence includes:
- the LOC114423482 gene encoding glycerophosphodiester phosphodiesterase GDPDL3-like isoform X1 codes for the protein MWKPRAVPRAFSLLHLLFHSVLVLVSAQGSNRTTWNTLTGSPPLVIARGGFSGIFPDSSEFAYNLAAVTSLKNLIVWCDVQLTKDGEGICIPNIKLENATNIDNVFQNRSKTYSVNGVQTSAYFAVDFTFEELYSKVFLVQGDFTRSDKFDNNLFQILTVNDLVKNESPPGLWLNIQHDAFYEQHNLSMKNFVLSVSRTVNVNYISSPEAGFLRTIRAHINPRITKLVFRFLKKDEVDPSTNQTYGSLLKNLASIKTFSSGILVPKGYIWPIDPSSLYLLPHTSLVSDAHKVGLEVFASDFLNDVPISYNYSYDPVAEYLNFIDNGNFSVDGVLSDFPLTPSEAIDCFAHVGLNATKKVNTLVISKYGASGDYPPCTDLAYEKAISDGVDVLDCPVQMSKGGIPFCLSSIDLIESTNVAQSNFSKLGKIIPEIKSGNGIFTFDLAWDDIKTLTPSMLNPYSINSLYRNPKYNKKGHFLTLSDFLNLPKGQTSLLGVVITIENAAYLARKQNLSVTEAVIDTLSKAGYDKPGAPKVMIQSTNSSVLLKFKEKTKYELVYKIDEIVGDAVDSAILDIKRFAHSVVVKKASVYPVSKFFVTGSTKIVPKFKSSNLSVYVETFRNEFVSQAWDFMSDATVEINTFVQDAEIDGVITDFPKTANRYRRNRCLSLGDSKPPYMEPVRVGSLLLAMDKYSLPPALAPAPPLTEAKVTEPPLPPLSKIAPSSPIAGTGQGAQPPQNAQSKVTVCVFLSTLIVLVASLLL
- the LOC114423482 gene encoding glycerophosphodiester phosphodiesterase GDPDL3-like isoform X2; the encoded protein is MWKPRAVPSALSLLLLLHSLLAMVSAQGINRTTWNTLTGSPPLVIARGGFSGIFPDSSEFAYNLAAVTSLKNLIVWCDVQLTKDGEGICIPNIKLENATNIDNVFQNRSKTYSVNGVQTSAYFAVDFTFEELYSKVFLVQGDFTRSDKFDNNLFQILTVNDLVKNESPPGLWLNIQHDAFYEQHNLSMKNFVLSVSRTVNVNYISSPEAGFLRTIRAHINPRITKLVFRFLKKDEVDPSTNQTYGSLLKNLASIKTFSSGILVPKGYIWPIDPSSLYLLPHTSLVSDAHKVGLEVFASDFLNDVPISYNYSYDPVAEYLNFIDNGNFSVDGVLSDFPLTPSEAIDCFAHVGLNATKKVNTLVISKYGASGDYPPCTDLAYEKAISDGVDVLDCPVQMSKGGIPFCLSSIDLIESTNVAQSNFSKLGKIIPEIKSGNGIFTFDLAWDDIKTLTPSMLNPYSINSLYRNPKYNKKGHFLTLSDFLNLPKGQTSLLGVVITIENAAYLARKQNLSVTEAVIDTLSKAGYDKPGAPKVMIQSTNSSVLLKFKEKTKYELVYKIDEIVGDAVDSAILDIKRFAHSVVVKKASVYPVSKFFVTGSTKIVPKFKSSNLSVYVETFRNEFVSQAWDFMSDATVEINTFVQDAEIDGVITDFPKTANRYRRNRCLSLGDSKPPYMEPVRVGSLLLAMDKYSLPPALAPAPPLTEAKVTEPPLPPLSKIAPSSPIAGTGQGAQPPQNAQSKVTVCVFLSTLIVLVASLLL